From Mustela nigripes isolate SB6536 chromosome 13, MUSNIG.SB6536, whole genome shotgun sequence, one genomic window encodes:
- the SENP8 gene encoding sentrin-specific protease 8, with protein MDPVVLSYMDSLLRQSDVSLLDPPSWLNDHIIGFAFEYFANCQFHDCSDRVCFISPEVTQFIKCTSNRAEIAMFLEPLDLPNKRVLFLAINDNSNEAAGGTHWSLLVYVQDKNSFFHYDSHSRSNSVHAKQVAEKLEAFLGRKGDKLAFVEEKAPAQQNSYDCGMYVICNTEALCQNFFRQQPESLLQLLTPTYITKKRGEWKDLIARLAKN; from the coding sequence ATGGACCCTGTAGTCTTGAGTTACATGGATAGTCTACTGCGGCAATCAGATGTCTCACTATTGGATCCTCCAAGCTGGCTCAATGACCATATCATTGGATTTGCCTTTGAGTACTTTGCCAACTGTCAGTTTCATGACTGTTCTGACCGTGTCTGCTTCATCAGCCCTGAAGTTACCCAGTTCATCAAGTGCACTAGCAACCGAGCAGAGATTGCCATGTTCCTTGAACCCCTGGACCTCCCCAacaaaagagttttatttttagccATCAATGATAATTCCAATGAGGCAGCTGGGGGAACCCATTGGAGTTTGTTGGTTTATGTCCAagataaaaatagcttttttcaCTATGATTCTCATAGCAGAAGTAACTCAGTCCATGCAAAGCAGGTAGCAGAGAAACTGGAAGCTTTCTTGGGCAGAAAAGGAGACAAACTGGCCTTTGTGGAAGAAAAAGCCCCTGCTCAACAAAACAGTTATGACTGTGGGATGTATGTGATTTGTAACACTGAGGCCTTGTGTCAGAACTTCTTTAGGCAACAGCCAGAATCACTATTGCAGCTACTCACTCCTACATACATcacaaagaaaagaggagaatggaAAGATCTCATTGCCAGACTTGCCAAAAATTAG